One part of the Rutidosis leptorrhynchoides isolate AG116_Rl617_1_P2 chromosome 1, CSIRO_AGI_Rlap_v1, whole genome shotgun sequence genome encodes these proteins:
- the LOC139873863 gene encoding shaggy-related protein kinase epsilon-like isoform X1, with amino-acid sequence MNVMRRLKSIASGRTSVSDNSADSGHRRSKQESLSQPGSARASSKMLLSSSSTNDRHGKPEYDNLPKEMHGMKIKEDKSDDKQDFEATLVTGNGTETGQIIVTSVGGRNGKPKQTFSYMAERVVGTGSFGVVFQAKCLETGESVAIKKVLQDKRYKNRELQIMRLLDHPNVVPLKNCFYSTTDKNELYLNCVLEYVPETVYRMSRHYVRMNQHMPMLYIQLYTYQICRGLNYIHNVIRVCHRDIKPQNLLVNPQTHQLKLCDFGSAKMLVPAEPNISYICSRYYRAPELIFGATEYTNAIDMWSAGCVLAELLLGQPLFPGESGVDQLVEIIKILGTPTREEIKCMNPHYTEFKFPQIKAHPWHKIFKKHMPSEAIDLVSRLLQYSPKLRCNALEACTHPFFDELRDPNTTLPDGKPLPPLFNFTQQEIADAPPELLQRLIPEHARQ; translated from the exons ATGAATGTGATGCGTCGTTTGAAGAGTATCGCCTCTGGTCGTACATCCGTTTCGGATAAC AGTGCCGATTCAGGCCATCGGAGGTCAAAACAAGAATCACTGAGTCAGCCGGGGAGTGCTCGTGCTTCTTCAAAGATGCTTTTGAGCTCATCCAGCACTAATGATAGACATGGGAAACCTGAGTATGACAATTTGCCTAAAGAAATGCACGGAATGAAGATTAAGGAAGATAAATCTGATGACAAG CAGGATTTTGAGGCGACTCTAGTAACCGGTAATGGTACTGAAACAGGTCAAATTATCGTGACTTCAGTTGGTGGTCGGAATGGAAAGCCTAAGCAG ACTTTCTCATACATGGCGGAGCGtgttgttggtactggttcttTTGGTGTTGTCTTTCAG GCCAAATGTCTTGAAACGGGTGAATCTGTTGCGATAAAGAAGGTTCTACAAGACAAAAGATACAAGAACAGAGAACTTCAAATTATGCGTTTACTGGATCACCCTAATGTTGTTCCGTTGAAAAATTGTTTCTATTCAACTACTGACAAAAACGAATTATACCTGAATTGTGTCTTGGAATACGTACCTGAGACGGTATATAGGATGTCAAGGCACTATGTGAGAATGAACCAACACATGCCTATGCTATATATACAATTGTACACATATCAG ATTTGTCGTGGTCTTAACTACATTCACAACGTCATTCGTGTATGCCATCGTGATATCAAGCCACAAAATTTACTG GTCAATCCACAAACTCATCAGCTAAAACTATGTGATTTTGGGAGTGCAAAGATGTTG GTACCTGCCGAACCAAATATTTCATACATTTGTTCGAGATATTATCGGGCTCCTGAATTGATATTTGGAGCAACAGAATACACCAATGCTATTGACATGTGGTCTGCAGGTTGTGTTTTGGCTGAGTTACTTCTTGGACAG CCTCTTTTCCCTGGCGAAAGTGGTGTAGATCAACTAGTAGAGATAATCAAG ATTTTGGGAACACCAACACGTGAGGAAATTAAGTGCATGAATCCTCATTACACCGAGTTCAAGTTCCCACAGATCAAGGCTCATCCGTGGCATAAG ATATTTAAGAAGCACATGCCATCTGAAGCAATTGATCTTGTTTCACGTCTACTACAGTACTCACCAAAGCTGCGATGTAACGCT CTGGAGGCCTGCACACACCCATTCTTTGACGAGTTAAGAGACCCGAACACTACTTTGCCAGATGGCAAACCCCTCCCTCCACTATTTAACTTCACACAACAAG AGATTGCTGATGCACCTCCGGAACTACTTCAACGGTTGATACCCGAACATGCCAGACAATGA
- the LOC139873863 gene encoding shaggy-related protein kinase epsilon-like isoform X2, whose protein sequence is MNVMRRLKSIASGRTSVSDNSADSGHRRSKQESLSQPGSARASSKMLLSSSSTNDRHGKPEYDNLPKEMHGMKIKEDKSDDKDFEATLVTGNGTETGQIIVTSVGGRNGKPKQTFSYMAERVVGTGSFGVVFQAKCLETGESVAIKKVLQDKRYKNRELQIMRLLDHPNVVPLKNCFYSTTDKNELYLNCVLEYVPETVYRMSRHYVRMNQHMPMLYIQLYTYQICRGLNYIHNVIRVCHRDIKPQNLLVNPQTHQLKLCDFGSAKMLVPAEPNISYICSRYYRAPELIFGATEYTNAIDMWSAGCVLAELLLGQPLFPGESGVDQLVEIIKILGTPTREEIKCMNPHYTEFKFPQIKAHPWHKIFKKHMPSEAIDLVSRLLQYSPKLRCNALEACTHPFFDELRDPNTTLPDGKPLPPLFNFTQQEIADAPPELLQRLIPEHARQ, encoded by the exons ATGAATGTGATGCGTCGTTTGAAGAGTATCGCCTCTGGTCGTACATCCGTTTCGGATAAC AGTGCCGATTCAGGCCATCGGAGGTCAAAACAAGAATCACTGAGTCAGCCGGGGAGTGCTCGTGCTTCTTCAAAGATGCTTTTGAGCTCATCCAGCACTAATGATAGACATGGGAAACCTGAGTATGACAATTTGCCTAAAGAAATGCACGGAATGAAGATTAAGGAAGATAAATCTGATGACAAG GATTTTGAGGCGACTCTAGTAACCGGTAATGGTACTGAAACAGGTCAAATTATCGTGACTTCAGTTGGTGGTCGGAATGGAAAGCCTAAGCAG ACTTTCTCATACATGGCGGAGCGtgttgttggtactggttcttTTGGTGTTGTCTTTCAG GCCAAATGTCTTGAAACGGGTGAATCTGTTGCGATAAAGAAGGTTCTACAAGACAAAAGATACAAGAACAGAGAACTTCAAATTATGCGTTTACTGGATCACCCTAATGTTGTTCCGTTGAAAAATTGTTTCTATTCAACTACTGACAAAAACGAATTATACCTGAATTGTGTCTTGGAATACGTACCTGAGACGGTATATAGGATGTCAAGGCACTATGTGAGAATGAACCAACACATGCCTATGCTATATATACAATTGTACACATATCAG ATTTGTCGTGGTCTTAACTACATTCACAACGTCATTCGTGTATGCCATCGTGATATCAAGCCACAAAATTTACTG GTCAATCCACAAACTCATCAGCTAAAACTATGTGATTTTGGGAGTGCAAAGATGTTG GTACCTGCCGAACCAAATATTTCATACATTTGTTCGAGATATTATCGGGCTCCTGAATTGATATTTGGAGCAACAGAATACACCAATGCTATTGACATGTGGTCTGCAGGTTGTGTTTTGGCTGAGTTACTTCTTGGACAG CCTCTTTTCCCTGGCGAAAGTGGTGTAGATCAACTAGTAGAGATAATCAAG ATTTTGGGAACACCAACACGTGAGGAAATTAAGTGCATGAATCCTCATTACACCGAGTTCAAGTTCCCACAGATCAAGGCTCATCCGTGGCATAAG ATATTTAAGAAGCACATGCCATCTGAAGCAATTGATCTTGTTTCACGTCTACTACAGTACTCACCAAAGCTGCGATGTAACGCT CTGGAGGCCTGCACACACCCATTCTTTGACGAGTTAAGAGACCCGAACACTACTTTGCCAGATGGCAAACCCCTCCCTCCACTATTTAACTTCACACAACAAG AGATTGCTGATGCACCTCCGGAACTACTTCAACGGTTGATACCCGAACATGCCAGACAATGA